ATTGGTCGGATTCTTTTCCACTTTGAAAATATCATTCCTGATGTCAAACTTCCGTCTGTGCTCTTCGGAATAAATCCTGCCATTGCACCTGATAGCCTCTTTCTTCGTCAGAAGGCTCTCTATCATTTCTTTGGTGAAGCCGATGGCAGTGCATAGCTTTTCCATTCTCAACATTTCTTTGAGCATCGGGAACCATTTGAACGCCTTTTCAAGAATAGCATTCAGTCGTGATATTTCCTTGTCTTTGGCTTCAAGCTCCAGATTGTGTATTCCTTGCAGATTACGTATCTGCTTGCCGTGCTGTTCCTGCATGTGCCGCATTTGGGCTTTCAGGTCATCAATTCCCTTATCCCGTTTGGCTATTTCCTGATGCAATTCTTCATTGGATAGTTCCAGTTTCTTCATTTTTCCACTGCCGAAAAGAGAACCCACTCCGCTCACTATGACCGTAGCGGCATCGGTGGCTGCGCCTTTGAGCTTGTCCGTGCGTATCTCCGATTTCACCTGACGGAGTTCCTGTTCGGCAAGGTTTATCTGTTCTTCTTTGTGCCGCTTTGCTGCATCCATGCGTTGCAGTTCGGCTTTCTGCTTCTCAATGATGAAGTCGTTCCGTTCCAAATGTTTTTTGCCTGTTACAGCCTTTGACTGCCCACGCTCCATCAGCAGGATATCAGATGCCAAGTTTTGCATTTCGGTCATATCCTCATCATTGAGTTTGCGGCTCTTGCCTGTATCGTGGTTCATCCAGTCAAATACGATATGGGCATGGTAATTCGGTTTGAACCACCTTTCGCCTACTTGGAAACTCTCCATGTCCTCCGGGTCAGGTTGTCCGCCCAGCCAATGCCCTTCGTCCTTGTGCAGGAAGATTTGAAGCGGTGTAATGCCCCATCGCCTTTGGCACTCTTCGCCAAACCTACGCACATCCTCCAGCGTGGTGTCCTGTCTGATTAGCAATACACCCTCACGGATGGGAGAACATCCCGCCACCTTGATAATCTTGCCATTCTTCCCTTTGCGCTCACGCTCCTTTTCCTGCATGGCACGTCCTGTCTTTTCCTTGACCATGCGTTTGATGTTCTCATAGTGCGTCTGCAATTCGGGACTGCCGAAATCCGGATTTATCCATTGTTCGTTATCAGCCGTAAGTTCGGACACGATGTAGATTTTGGACTTGCCGATGTTGCGCATATACTCGGCAGTCCTCCGGTTATGAGCCTCGCTTGATGCCACGTTGCAAGGCTTGATATGTATGCTTGATTTTGTTGCCATCTTTTCAATTTTTGATTCGGTAATTACTAATTTTGTTTGCTGCTTTCCGCTCATAACCGCATGGGGTTCTTAGGGGTGCAACCCATAAGCGGAGTTTCCAAAGAGAGGGTCACTCTTTGGTCGGGGTTCTCAGGGGTGAAACGCCCTGAGTGGGTCATTAGGGCAAAGCCCTAATCCCCTCGGGAGAGCCCACAACTACGCAAGCGAAGCGTGTAGTTATAGTGGGCTATAACCGGAAGCCTTTCGGTTTCTTGGGTAACGCATCATTCCTCTTTTTGACGAATTGCATTTGCTCTTTTCTATCCGCCATGCGTTTCTGCAAATACTCGTTCAGGTCTTTGCATCCGCTGTAGATTTGTGAAGCGTCCCGTATATGCTGGGTGCTGTCGTATTCCTTGCGGATTTGCTGAAGGGCTTCCATTCCTGCACGGTCATTGTCAAAAAAACAGTGGATTCGCTCATAGCTTCCCAATGGATAAAGTGCTTTGGAAACATTGGCAACAGAGTTCAAAACCATGTAATCCTGCCTGTCGAAATCGGGATATTGCGGACAGCTTTCGAGCCGCAGGGTCAGAAATGAGAGGTAGTCCATAAATCCCTCGAAAACGAAACACGTGCCCTTTGGCTCTCCCGACTGTCTGATGTGGGATATTTCCTTCGGTGCGATACAGCCCTTGAAATATCGGTTGCGGATTTCATAGCCGCCCGACATGTTGGGAAACGCAATGGCGAAGTACCGTTTGCCGTTGTGCGTAAACCGCGCTTCCTTACATTCTTTTTTCGCCAGTGCCGGATTTATTCCCCTTTCCTGCAAGTAAGCGAGCAAGGCAGGAGAAGAAAGCGGCACGATTTCCAACTGTTGG
Above is a window of Candidatus Caccoplasma merdavium DNA encoding:
- a CDS encoding mobilization protein, with amino-acid sequence MATKSSIHIKPCNVASSEAHNRRTAEYMRNIGKSKIYIVSELTADNEQWINPDFGSPELQTHYENIKRMVKEKTGRAMQEKERERKGKNGKIIKVAGCSPIREGVLLIRQDTTLEDVRRFGEECQRRWGITPLQIFLHKDEGHWLGGQPDPEDMESFQVGERWFKPNYHAHIVFDWMNHDTGKSRKLNDEDMTEMQNLASDILLMERGQSKAVTGKKHLERNDFIIEKQKAELQRMDAAKRHKEEQINLAEQELRQVKSEIRTDKLKGAATDAATVIVSGVGSLFGSGKMKKLELSNEELHQEIAKRDKGIDDLKAQMRHMQEQHGKQIRNLQGIHNLELEAKDKEISRLNAILEKAFKWFPMLKEMLRMEKLCTAIGFTKEMIESLLTKKEAIRCNGRIYSEEHRRKFDIRNDIFKVEKNPTNDSKLVLTINRQPIGEWFKEQWEKLRQGLRKTEEPRKSRGFKL
- a CDS encoding toprim domain-containing protein, which gives rise to MDIQTAKQIRLEEYLHSLGYSPVKRQGINLWYKSPFREETEASFKVNTERNQWYDFALGKGGNIIALASHLYATDSVPYLLKRIEEQAPHVHPVSFSFRKQSFTEPSFQQLEIVPLSSPALLAYLQERGINPALAKKECKEARFTHNGKRYFAIAFPNMSGGYEIRNRYFKGCIAPKEISHIRQSGEPKGTCFVFEGFMDYLSFLTLRLESCPQYPDFDRQDYMVLNSVANVSKALYPLGSYERIHCFFDNDRAGMEALQQIRKEYDSTQHIRDASQIYSGCKDLNEYLQKRMADRKEQMQFVKKRNDALPKKPKGFRL